Part of the Bacillus cereus group sp. RP43 genome is shown below.
TTGATGTTTATCTGCAAATATTTGATCTACAAATACAAATGTTTCTTTATCATTTTGAAAATTGGAAAGTTCTAATTCGACTTGCTGAATTAAAGTATCCTTTTTTATGAATACAGTTGGTATATTGCCATTTTCAGAAGTACCATCTGGAGTAGTTACTTTTACTTTCCCTTCTCCGATTGGCACTGCTCCTTCAGGAAATACGACCATATTCTCATCACTTGCATTTACAACTTGTTCTTCCTGGTTTGACTGTGCATCTTCTTTTCCCTTTGGAGCACCACAGCCTACTAATAACAATACAGACAATCCAGTGATTATGAATTTCTTCAAAATTCATCCCCCCTGTTATTTCATTATAATTTATTATACAAAAATAACTTCTTAATTTTAAAACTATTTTTTAACACTTTCATGAACAAATATTAGCTTGCTCACGATTACTGTACCATACTTTCATTTTAAGAACATTAATTTTTTTAAAGAAATAAATAGTAATTCCACTCTATTCATCATTTTAGCCCAATTTACTAAAAAAATATCCATTCAAAATAAAAAGACATTGTCATTTCAATGTCTTTTCTACATAACATTTAGAAAATAAATGTTGTAATCTCATCAACTTCTTTTCGCGAAAGTTTCTTCGGCTTATCTTTCGGAAACCCGAGTGAAATTACCATATTAATTTGTTTTTGAGGCTCAATTTGTAAATATTGTCGCAGTTCATCTTGAGCTAATAATACAGGTCCTGTCATTGGACAAGTACCCAGTCCTCTCGCATGTGCAGCCAACATTAAGTTTTGTGCTGCTAAACAGCTACTCTTAATTCCTTCCTCTTCCCATACTGAATCAGGAACGAAGGCAATTGGATCAAATATCTTTTCACGAAACTTTGATTCATATGGTGTTGCCAAACATACGATTAATACTGGCGCCTCAGAGAAAGCTGTCGCATATGGACCGAAAGAACGTGTAAGTAATTTCCCTGCTTTCTCTTCTCCATTTTCTGCTGCTTTTGCCGCAAGTTTATGTAATGCATCCCATGTCATTTGTTCAATTTCTTTAATTTTCTCTCTGTTCATAATGACCAAGAACTCCCACGTTTGTGAGTTCGTATCACTCGGTGCATAACGAGCACAATCAATAATTTCTTTTATATCACTAGTGGATACTTCTTGTTCTGTAAACTTTCTAACACTTCGTCTACCGTGAATTACTTCTTTAAAATCTTCATAATTCATATATTAAATCCCCTTTTTACAGCGTTTTCAAAACTTGTCCTATGGTTGAATTATATCATGAAAAAAAGCTGGGGGAATACCAGCTTTTTCCCTCATTATTAATTTGTCACTTTAAACAAACTAATACTTTCTTC
Proteins encoded:
- a CDS encoding nitroreductase family protein, whose amino-acid sequence is MNYEDFKEVIHGRRSVRKFTEQEVSTSDIKEIIDCARYAPSDTNSQTWEFLVIMNREKIKEIEQMTWDALHKLAAKAAENGEEKAGKLLTRSFGPYATAFSEAPVLIVCLATPYESKFREKIFDPIAFVPDSVWEEEGIKSSCLAAQNLMLAAHARGLGTCPMTGPVLLAQDELRQYLQIEPQKQINMVISLGFPKDKPKKLSRKEVDEITTFIF